CCTTCAATAGGGTGGTGCCATCTGGCGAGTGCTTCAAAGTAGTCAATGGAGCAATCTTCAACATGCACAATTGGCTGAAACGACAAATGAAAATTCTGAGAAGCAATTGCCAAACGTAATTCTTCCAGCAGGTAGTGGTAGCGACGAATTTTGTTGCCCATTTCCGGGGAGTAAACGCGGAAAATTCCCCGGCCATCCGTTTTGGCTCGGTACATAGCGACATCAGACATTTGTAGTAGTGCATTCGGTGTCGCTGCACTGTCTGGGTATACGGCAATACCGATACTGGCGCTGATTTTTACCAGTTTATTGCCAAGGACAAAATCGCGTTCAATTTCCCCAAGTATGGTTTGAGCTACTTCAGTACAAAAGCCTGTGTCTTTGAGTTCCGGGATAAAGATAGAAAACTCATCGCCGCCGAGTCTGGACAGGTTTTGATCGAGCCCATGCACGGCATGCAGCGCCTGTAATTGGTATTGGCGTACGACCTGGCATAAACGCTCGGCAACCTGGATCAGTATCTCGTCGCCAAAACTGTGTCCGAACGAATCATTAACTTGCTTAAAACCATCCAGGTCGATAAATAGCAGGCCACATTTACTTTGCTGTTGTTCTGCCATAGCCAACTCGTTACTGATGTGTTCGATATAGGCATGGCGGTCTATCAGTTTTGTTAGTTTGTCCTGAAAGACATGGCTGTCGGTTTTAATTTTGATACGTTGAATATTGCTTGCAATGGTATGAACTGCATGGCTGATTTGAGCAACAGAGCCACCGATCGGCAAGGCTTTGTAATCAATCTCAAGGCCACTAATGATGTCTTTGAGATCCTGGTTAATATCGGTAAGCGCTTTAGCTCGGGCATGTTGTTGCCTTAATTCCCGTAGTTTGTTCAGCGTTAAGAGCAGCATTCCCATAACAAGTAGCAACAAGACTGGCGAAGAAAGTACACGCTTCATGACCTGTTTTACGGGAGCTGAGGTGAATGTTGATTGATCGTGCTTCAGCAATACATGTGCTTCGTCTTTTACTAACAAAAATCGTTGTTCAGCAAACAGGAAAGCATACCAGGGGGTATGTTCTGACTGGGAGTTGGTGGGTTGATTAGATACCGGCATAGTGGTGCGACCAGTCTGGATGTCGACCACATGTTTTGTAAACAGCAAGCTAATAACAATGCCAATCACAACAAAACAGACAATACAGGTTGCTATATTTTTAAAAACACTTTGCATGATTGAGCGTATCCACCTACCTAAAGAAATTCGTCCCTGCCAGGAGCAGTAAGTATACTATAAATAAGCCCTAAGTATGACATGTTTTACACCTAATTCATGTGGTTTCAATCGTAGCTCAGTGCCAGGGGGTATTCTAATAAATTAATACAACTGTGGTGTGTTTAAGATCAAGTATCAATTAAATTCACTTTACACGAGAATAGTTCTCACCTAACTTTTTAACAAGTTTTGGCGCGTTTATTGCCCGTATACTA
This window of the Pseudoalteromonas rubra genome carries:
- a CDS encoding putative bifunctional diguanylate cyclase/phosphodiesterase; the encoded protein is MQSVFKNIATCIVCFVVIGIVISLLFTKHVVDIQTGRTTMPVSNQPTNSQSEHTPWYAFLFAEQRFLLVKDEAHVLLKHDQSTFTSAPVKQVMKRVLSSPVLLLLVMGMLLLTLNKLRELRQQHARAKALTDINQDLKDIISGLEIDYKALPIGGSVAQISHAVHTIASNIQRIKIKTDSHVFQDKLTKLIDRHAYIEHISNELAMAEQQQSKCGLLFIDLDGFKQVNDSFGHSFGDEILIQVAERLCQVVRQYQLQALHAVHGLDQNLSRLGGDEFSIFIPELKDTGFCTEVAQTILGEIERDFVLGNKLVKISASIGIAVYPDSAATPNALLQMSDVAMYRAKTDGRGIFRVYSPEMGNKIRRYHYLLEELRLAIASQNFHLSFQPIVHVEDCSIDYFEALARWHHPIEGLIPPSEFIPIAEESNLILDLGDWILLESCRQMSAWHNAGMKRVRISVNVSGIQLKHRAIFDWVMAALEKTGLPPTSLMLEITESTLITASNEIIAQLERCRSAGVTIAIDDFGTGFSSLSTLADLPIDVIKIDKLFISQAKDNPKYYKILNSISELGAQLDLKIVAEGVEQVEQFELVKQMGIRCVQGYLVSRPETSSRVGNKVLKSNMNHIASTGTSVWLPESS